A single window of Chloroflexota bacterium DNA harbors:
- the cydC gene encoding thiol reductant ABC exporter subunit CydC, whose product MARRSWAMYFDWRLFELTRGVRLRILFAAALGLVAVGAGVARLAVSGVVIYRVITGQAGFTALTLSLLVIAALIVARSVFQYWQNAVSHHTANLVKIRLREQVYEHTLQLGPGYADRNRTGDVVLTIVEGIERLETFFGQYLSQIIVSAIAPVAIFIYMVTLDLYIALIFLLFAFLALVVPAMFYRWNRDSSYRRRQSYGALGSDFLDSVQGLATLKAFGQSKSRGSALAQRAHHLYKSTMGVVAANGATSGASILFMAAGAAIALAVGAVRVSNGDMELRPLLIVLMLGVEVFRPMRELTNLYHQGMTVLSSAQSVFGIMDEPVTIIESENILRQAAPDISPEVSFEGVTFGYDSGHRPALENVSFDLRKGETLGVVGASGAGKSTLIWLMYRFYDPQTGSIKLGGHDLRDLPLDVLRDNISVVTQDTYLFHGTVADNLRFGKPDATRQELEEAARAANAHEFIADLPQGYDTVVGERAVRLSGGQRQRLAIARALLKDTSILLLDEALSSVDAENESVIQAALDRLMEDRTTLIIAHRLSSVIKADRILVLDEGRAVEIGSHAELMAADGTYAGLMRQQAQMGMIDIAAVSAPDRVSSRVSVNHVSDLRPTGDQNHRAPSRSHHSDEAVNIRSLNVWVRLFGLVGPVKFQFLGTLALGLLHHGSVILLGAFSALLVGAVFRDEPLTTYLVLVCIFAPLSALLFYLESWQAHDMAFRLLAKMRIDLYERLEPLAPAYMVRRRSGDFVSVVGGDVETVEFFFAHAVSPMIVAVLIPGGLLTALAIISWPIAVVLAPFLMAVAVSPFFANARIERVGAEIRGRIGEIHAYMVDSIQGMREIVAFGRGPDRNRELTDRSWNYAGHLVRFQKSQAFQIGFIEAMMGLGGLAVLAMGVWLVLEGQIARAELPLVSVLALASFSPVTELARTMKQMMETLAASRRILAVHDEAVQVQDGPGVAHLAGEAESGTPSIDFDDVAFAYSDGDPQALVDVSFSIGSGQTVAVVGRSGAGKTTVAYLMMRFWDPDRGDIALQGHRLGELLLDDLRGRMALVAQDTYLFNDTIRENIRLGRYDATDSEVEEAAMQANADEFIESFPDGYYTRVGERGMQLSGGQRQRIAIARAILKNAPVLILDEATSHLDAISEATVREALNRLMSGRTTIVMAHRLSTIRDADNILVLDEGLVVEQGKHEELLASGGLYAQLVATQMQGQRATQA is encoded by the coding sequence ATGGCTCGCAGGAGTTGGGCGATGTACTTTGATTGGCGATTGTTCGAACTGACTCGCGGCGTGCGGCTTCGGATCCTTTTCGCTGCAGCCTTGGGCCTGGTCGCCGTGGGCGCCGGCGTTGCTCGACTGGCAGTATCCGGCGTAGTTATCTACCGGGTCATCACTGGGCAGGCGGGCTTCACCGCGCTCACGCTGTCCCTGTTGGTCATCGCGGCCCTCATCGTCGCTCGCAGCGTCTTCCAGTACTGGCAGAACGCGGTGAGCCATCACACCGCCAACCTCGTCAAGATCAGGCTGCGCGAGCAAGTTTACGAGCACACACTGCAACTCGGTCCGGGGTACGCCGACCGTAACCGGACAGGCGACGTCGTCCTCACGATAGTGGAAGGCATTGAGCGGCTGGAGACCTTCTTCGGGCAATACCTGTCCCAGATCATCGTCTCCGCTATCGCTCCCGTTGCCATCTTCATCTACATGGTGACGCTGGACCTGTACATTGCGCTCATCTTCCTGCTGTTCGCCTTCCTTGCGCTAGTTGTTCCCGCCATGTTCTATCGGTGGAACCGGGACAGCAGCTACAGGCGCCGTCAGTCCTACGGCGCTCTGGGTTCGGACTTTTTGGACAGCGTACAGGGGCTGGCGACGCTCAAAGCATTTGGACAGAGCAAGAGCCGCGGCAGCGCCTTGGCGCAGCGGGCCCACCACCTCTACAAGAGCACCATGGGCGTAGTCGCCGCCAATGGCGCCACGAGCGGCGCGTCGATCCTCTTCATGGCCGCCGGCGCCGCGATAGCCCTTGCCGTGGGCGCTGTTCGCGTCAGCAACGGCGACATGGAGTTGCGCCCTCTTCTCATCGTGCTGATGCTTGGGGTTGAAGTGTTCCGTCCCATGCGGGAGCTGACCAACCTATACCACCAGGGCATGACTGTGCTCTCATCGGCGCAAAGCGTCTTTGGCATTATGGACGAGCCGGTGACAATCATCGAATCAGAGAATATCCTCAGACAGGCTGCTCCCGACATCAGCCCCGAAGTCTCCTTCGAGGGCGTGACTTTCGGGTACGACAGCGGCCACCGACCCGCGCTCGAGAATGTATCGTTCGACCTTCGCAAGGGCGAGACACTTGGCGTCGTAGGCGCCAGCGGTGCGGGGAAGTCAACGTTGATCTGGCTGATGTACAGGTTCTACGATCCCCAGACCGGCTCAATCAAGCTCGGCGGCCATGATCTCCGAGACCTCCCGTTGGACGTGCTCAGGGACAACATATCGGTCGTCACCCAGGACACATACCTGTTCCACGGTACAGTCGCCGACAACCTGCGCTTTGGGAAGCCGGACGCCACGCGGCAAGAGCTGGAGGAGGCCGCCCGCGCCGCGAATGCGCACGAGTTCATTGCCGACCTGCCCCAGGGCTACGACACCGTCGTGGGTGAACGGGCGGTCCGTCTGTCGGGAGGACAGCGCCAGAGACTGGCGATTGCACGGGCGCTGTTGAAAGACACGTCAATTCTGCTGCTGGACGAGGCGCTCTCCAGCGTCGACGCCGAAAATGAGTCCGTCATCCAGGCTGCGCTCGACCGTCTGATGGAAGACAGGACGACGCTCATCATTGCTCACCGTCTTTCCAGCGTCATCAAGGCAGACCGTATCCTGGTACTCGACGAAGGTCGGGCTGTGGAGATCGGGTCGCATGCTGAGCTTATGGCCGCCGACGGCACCTACGCCGGCCTCATGCGCCAGCAGGCTCAGATGGGCATGATCGACATCGCGGCGGTTTCCGCTCCCGACCGGGTGAGTTCGCGCGTCTCCGTTAACCACGTCTCTGATCTGCGCCCGACCGGAGACCAAAATCATCGCGCCCCGTCCCGTTCCCACCACAGCGACGAGGCGGTCAACATTCGCTCCTTGAATGTATGGGTCAGGCTTTTCGGGTTGGTCGGGCCGGTCAAGTTCCAGTTCCTCGGAACGTTAGCCCTAGGGCTGCTCCATCACGGCTCCGTTATTCTCTTGGGGGCGTTCAGTGCGCTTCTGGTGGGGGCGGTGTTCCGCGACGAACCTTTGACGACCTACCTCGTTCTCGTGTGCATTTTTGCTCCGCTTTCGGCGCTGTTGTTTTACCTGGAGTCGTGGCAGGCGCACGACATGGCATTCAGGCTGCTGGCGAAAATGCGGATCGACCTCTATGAGAGGCTGGAGCCGCTAGCGCCGGCCTACATGGTCCGGCGTCGCTCCGGCGATTTCGTCAGCGTTGTGGGCGGCGACGTGGAGACGGTCGAGTTCTTCTTCGCTCACGCCGTGTCGCCTATGATCGTTGCGGTCCTGATACCGGGCGGGCTGCTGACGGCGCTGGCCATCATATCCTGGCCCATCGCCGTGGTGCTAGCCCCGTTCCTCATGGCAGTGGCCGTCAGCCCGTTCTTCGCCAACGCCCGTATCGAGCGGGTCGGAGCCGAAATCCGCGGTCGCATAGGTGAGATCCACGCTTACATGGTTGACAGCATCCAGGGCATGCGGGAGATTGTCGCATTCGGCCGCGGACCCGATCGAAACCGGGAACTGACGGATAGGAGCTGGAACTATGCCGGACACCTGGTCAGGTTCCAGAAGTCGCAGGCCTTCCAGATAGGCTTCATTGAGGCAATGATGGGACTCGGTGGCCTGGCTGTGCTGGCAATGGGCGTTTGGCTGGTTCTCGAGGGACAGATAGCAAGGGCGGAGCTGCCGCTCGTCAGCGTTCTGGCGTTGGCGTCCTTCAGCCCGGTAACCGAGTTGGCTCGCACGATGAAGCAGATGATGGAGACGCTGGCCGCGTCCCGTCGCATTCTCGCCGTCCACGACGAAGCAGTGCAGGTGCAGGACGGGCCCGGCGTGGCGCACCTCGCCGGCGAGGCAGAGTCGGGCACACCGTCCATCGACTTTGACGACGTGGCATTTGCCTACTCGGACGGCGACCCGCAGGCGCTGGTCGACGTGTCCTTTAGCATCGGGTCTGGGCAGACCGTGGCCGTCGTGGGGCGCTCAGGGGCAGGCAAGACCACGGTTGCCTATCTTATGATGCGCTTCTGGGACCCGGACCGGGGCGATATTGCCCTGCAGGGCCACAGACTGGGTGAGCTCCTGCTCGATGACCTGCGCGGCCGCATGGCGCTCGTCGCACAGGACACCTACCTGTTCAATGACACTATCCGCGAGAACATCCGACTCGGACGGTACGACGCGACTGACTCGGAGGTGGAGGAGGCCGCGATGCAGGCCAACGCCGATGAGTTCATCGAGTCGTTCCCTGACGGCTACTACACCCGCGTCGGCGAGCGGGGAATGCAGCTTTCGGGCGGTCAGCGGCAGCGAATCGCGATTGCCCGCGCCATCCTCAAGAACGCTCCGGTGCTGATATTGGACGAAGCTACGTCGCATCTGGACGCCATCAGCGAGGCGACTGTGCGGGAGGCGCTCAACCGGCTCATGTCCGGCAGGACGACTATCGTGATGGCACACAGGCTGTCCACAATTCGCGACGCCGACAACATCCTGGTGCTCGACGAGGGACTGGTCGTGGAGCAGGGGAAGCACGAGGAACTCCTCGCAAGCGGCGGGTTGTACGCGCAGCTTGTTGCAACGCAGATGCAGGGACAGAGGGCGACCCAGGCTTAG
- a CDS encoding Hok/Gef family protein: MACVLLSRGRLCELHLRQGFTVSW; this comes from the coding sequence ATTGCTTGTGTTCTACTAAGCCGCGGTCGGCTATGTGAGCTGCACCTCCGGCAGGGCTTCACTGTAAGCTGGTGA